The following coding sequences lie in one Metopolophium dirhodum isolate CAU chromosome 5, ASM1992520v1, whole genome shotgun sequence genomic window:
- the LOC132945578 gene encoding uncharacterized protein LOC132945578: protein MDKLVLIYCTVVVMDVLYLHTMINNCILKTMLSESLKKVGFSDDFGFINYCFAKQFEDIDQFKKHVKEEYDNTVLATIDILVAFFELSTSYSNAHDYLYEPRLFCYKEINKKSFLTCVFCNLPPAELESPVYGAFYVKMIVYIGCVMGWYLKEGVISG, encoded by the exons ATGGACAAGTTGGTACTgatctactgtacagtagttgtaatggatgtgttatatttgcaTACAATGataaacaattgtatattaaaaacgaTGTTGAGCG AAAGTTTAAAGAAAGTTGGATTTTCAG ACGATTTTGGATTTATAAACTACTGTTTTGCAAAGCAATTTG AGGATATtgatcaatttaaaaaacatgtaaAAGAAGAGTACGACAATACTGTCCTAGCAACCA TCGATATACTGGTGGCATTCTTCGAGCTCAGTACGAGTTATTCGAATGCTCACG ATTATTTATATGAGCCACGACTGTTTTGTTATAAGGAAA TTAATAAGAAAAGCTTTTTGACTTGtg TGTTTTGCAATTTGCCCCCTGCAgaattag aaaGTCCAG tttACGGAGCATTCTATGTAAAAATGATTGTGTACATAGGATGCGTTATGGGTTGGTACTTGAAAGAGGGAGTGATTTCTGGATAA
- the LOC132945270 gene encoding uncharacterized protein LOC132945270, with protein sequence MEPESEDLCASLQDSDLTWPEIETIWKKTNNFRLQYIKNNNTASIFKKWIQFTQPMGYKLVEIDFCHMYSNFKNLPAKFERKSSLLLKIFDERIKDNASKILLNQLKESPDLCENGKNLVIFYLMHSLFVPSSRKITRDDNGKKSVIKYSIKDSQNTFIIEASTPLELEVIIEKLKKQENNIQPCILVVGSLLNPKQIIVYFDDVKYKLFSVFKAIDICFKLFHVFNLEYPYESSNVWLFLQNYFYEINTKYDKSFSLVKQICSELDANYNI encoded by the exons ATGGAACCCGAATCTGAAGATTTGTGTGCAAGTTTACAAGATTCAGACTTAACTTGGCCTGAAATTGAGACAATTTGgaaaaaaactaacaattttAGGCTTCAATATATTAAGAATAACAACACAGCgtctattttcaaaaaatggatACAGTTTACTCAACCAATGGGCTataaattg gtAGAGATAGATTTCTGTCACATGTACTCAAACTTTAAAAACCTACCAGCCAAATTTGAAAGAAAGTCATCTTtgctattgaaaatatttgacgAAAGAATAAAAGATAAtgcaagtaaaatattattaaatcaattaaaagaaTCTCCTGATTTATGCGAAA atgGGAAAAacttggttatattttatttgatgcatTCGTTATTTGTACCTTCATCAAGAAAAATTACCAGAGATGACAATGGAAAAAAATCTGTCATAAAATATTCCATAAAAGATtctcaaaatacatttattatagaaGCATCTACTCCCCTTGAACTAGAAGTCATCATAGAGAAACtgaaaaaacaagaaaataatatacagccaTGTATACTAGTTGTTGGCTCATTATTAAACCCTaaacaaataatagtatatttcgaTGATGTTAAATACAAGttgttttctgtttttaaaGCTATCGATATTTGTTTTAAGCTATTCCATGTTTTTAATCTTGAATATCCATATGAATCAAGTAACGTGTggttatttttgcaaaattatttttatgaaattaacacTAAATATGACAAAAGTTTTAGTTTAGTAAAGCAAATTTGCTCAGAATTAgatgcaaattataatatttaa